Below is a window of Janthinobacterium lividum DNA.
GCCTGCGTCATCGAGGACGGCCGTGTCGAGCACGGAGGTAAACTCGCGCCAGTGGCGCGCGCGCCCGTCCGGATGGCCGGCCAGGTGGCGCGCGCCGTGGTCTTCGTCCAGGCCGATCTTGCCGGCCAGTTTGTAGAGGATGGCCGCGCCCAGCTTCGAGCCTTCGCTCACATACAGCCATCCCAGTGCCGTGGCCAGGTCCAGCCGCGCGTCGAACGGCGCCGTGGCCGCATCGGCCGGCAGGGGCGTGTCGAGGTCATGCAGGTCGGCCGCGATGCTGGCATAGCGGCGGCGCTGTTCCAGGTCGGGCAGCAGGGCGGCCAGCTGCGCGTTGTCATACAGCGCGTCGACGTCGCGCAGGAACGCGTATTGCGCCTGCAGGAAGCGCGCGTAATTCTCTCGGCTGGAGAAGGGCGCGCTGGCCATGATGCGCTGGTCGAGCAAGTCGTGGGTGGCCATAGTGTCGGCTTTCAGGCGCTGGCTGCGGCTTGGCGCCGCGTTAATCGGTACGGCGTTGGAAATCGTGGTATCGCTTGCAGTGTGCATGGGATAGTTGCTCTCTATTATAAGGATGAATCAAATTAGAAACGCACGCCGAGCGTGACGCGGGCCGTGCGGCCAGGTCCCGGCATCAGGCTCAGGGTCAGCGGATCGAGGTAGTAGCGGTCCGTCAGGTTGTCCACGGCCACGTCGACGGTGGCGTTGGGCGTGATCTTGTAGCTGGCAAACAGGTCGGCCAGCGTGTAGGCCTGCGTCAGCACTTGCGGCGAAGTGCCTGTCCACGTCTGCCATACGGCCTTGTCGTCCTGGCGCGCCAGCGGATGGCCGACATGCGTCAAACGCGTGCCCACGGTGAGTTTTTTCTGCAGCCAGCGCGTGCCCAGGGTCAGGTTGGCGCTCAGCTTGGGCTGGATATGGTTGCTCACGTAGGAGCTGGTAAAACCGATGGGCGAGCAGCCCGGCGTATTCCAGATATCGGATTTCCAGCTGCTGGCCTTGCGCAGGTAAGCCGCCGTGGCCGCGTCGCAGATCAGCGTCTTGCGGTTCCAGGTGCCGGAAAAGTCGGCAAACACTGTGCCGCGGTCGTACGACGACTGCAGCTCGATGCCCGAGACGCTGTATTTGTCCGTGTTCGCCATGGAGAAATTCTGCGCGTAGGCTGGCAGGTCGGGTATCGGTCGGCGCGTGATATAGCCGTGCGTGACGTTGTCAAAGTACGAGACGCGCAGGCGCAGCTTGTCGGCCGCGCTCCATACGCCATCCTTGACCAGGCTCACGCCGATTTCGCGGTTGTGGCTGCGCTCGAGCTTGAGCGGCGACGAATAGGTGGCCGAAAAGCCCATCGTCGACTCGTACAGGCTGGGCATGCGCAGGCCGCGCGCGTCGCGCAGGAACAGGCTGACGCTGTCGGACAGGCGCGCCGTCAGGGCGAAGGTGGGCGAAAAACCGTGGTCCTTGCGGCGGATCGGCGTGCTGTATTTGAACAGGCCGGGGATGGCGTCGCGGAAGACATAGCCGTTGCCGCTCCACTGGTCCACCTGCGACAGGTTCAGTGGCGCCGGCTCGGCGCCATAGTTTTCCACCATGCCGCCCACCAGCGCGGGATTGGTGGCAGGCGTGAACTTGCCCTGCGCATCCTGGTACCATTTCGCGGCGCCAAGCTGCTCGCCTTCCTTGTCCCACAGGGTGACCCATTGCCAGCCCTGCGGCTGGTATTGCTGTTCCGCGCGGCGGTTGCGGTCGCGTGTATCGAAGCGCTGGAAGCGTCCGCCCGCGTCCACCGTCAGCCAGTCGCGCGCCTGCCACTGCAGCGAGGCGAACGCGCTTTGCTCGTGGCGCTTGCCGTTGCGCAGGGTGTGATTGGCGTTCAAGTCTTCGTCTAGGATGGTCACGCTGTCGGCCGGGCCGATATCCTCGTTTTGCAGCGACAGGCCGTATTCCATCTTGAGCGCGCCCATGCCGGTGGCGAAGCGCGAGGTATTCGTCAGGTCGGCGCCGACCCTGCGCGCCTGGTTCTTTGCCAGGTACAGCACTTCCACGCATTCCTTGCATTCGTGGTCGCCCGGATTGGGCTTGCCCTCGAGCGGATTGCTGAAGATGTCGCCGTTGCGCGACTTGCTTTGCATGTCCGTCAGCCACAGGTTGGCTTTCAGGTCGATGAGGTTCTGGCCTTCCGGCTTCCACTCGTAGCGTGCCGTCAGCGCGTTCGTGCGTACCTGGCTCGGGTCCCACTGCGGGATGCTGCCGGTGCTGTTGCGGTAGATTTGCGAGGGCATGATTTCGCCATAGCTGCTGTCGAAATAGCGATAGCCCAGCTCCAGCTTCTGTTCGTGCGGCAGGCGCAGGTTGGCCTTCAGCAGGGCCGAAGTGGTGCGATTGGCCGTATTGAGCACTTCGTCGCCCTTCTTGAAGAACTGCGTCACGCCATTGTCGTCGCCCCACTCGTTGAGCAGCTGATAGCGCCCGAAGCCGCGCGTGCCGGAAAAATAATTACCGATGCTGCGGTGGCTGATGGCAGCCACCAGGTCGTAGTCGTCCTGGCGCGTGGCCACGGCGATGCTGGCAAAGCCGCTGCGCGGATCGCCCAGCTTGTTGCGGTGCGTGCGCGGCGTGCTGCCGAAATCGCTGGGCGCCGTGACGCTGTTGTCCTGGATGCCGCCGCGCAGGCGCACACCCGTGCGCTGGCCTGGCAGGATGATGTCCTCCGGGCGCAAGGTCTGCATGCTGACCATGCCGCCGATGGCGCCCGCGCCCTGCGCCGACAGGTTCGGCCCCTTGTCGATGCGGATGGCGCTGATCAGGTCCGGATCGATGTAGCTGCGGTCGGCGATGCCCGCGTAGCCGCGGTAGACGGTCGATGACTGCAGGCTGCCGTCAATCAGCACGGGCACGCGGCCCTGGCCCTGCATGCCGCGCACGTTGACGTCGACGGCGCCGCTGTTGCGGCTGTCGCCCACCTGCACGCCGGCCACGCCTTTGAAGATGTCGGCCGGCGAAGTACCGCGGAAACGCTCGATCTGCTCGCGGCCAATGTACACGGAGGCTGCCGGCGTGAGGTAGGGCAGGTCGGCCGGATCCGTGTCGTCCGCCTCGAACATGCCGCTGCCGCCCTGGCCATTCACGCGCAGGGTGCCGATCTGCACGGCGCCGGCGGCGACGGTCGCGGACGCGCTGATGATGATGGTCGTGCCGCCTTGCAGCTGCGCCTGCAGGCCGCTGCCGGCCAGCAACTGGCGCAGCGCGTCCGGCAGCGAATGGCGGCCCTGCAGCGGGGCGCTCTGCCGACCCTGCGTCAGGCGGGCGTCGGCCAGCAGCACCATGCCAGCCTGGCGCGCCAGTTCATTCAGCGCGCGGTTCAAGGGCTGCGCGGGAATCTGCCACTCCACGGCCGCCGTGGGGGCCGCCGTGGCGGCGTGGATGGCGGGCGAGGCGAAGGTGAGGCTGATGGCCAGGAACAAGGGCGAGAGGCGGGCATGCAAGGGATGGCGCGGTGGAGTCATGTGCATCGTTTTTCCTATGGTGATGTGTTGATCATTCATAGTTAAAACGAATGAGTATCATTTACCCTGACGTGCGGATTGATTTTATTTCGCTGCATGGTCAAACAATCAGCGGGCGACGATATGCAGCTTGCCGTCCTGGCGCAGCAGACGCACGGGCAATGCCAGGGGCAGGGCGGCGGCAAACTGCGCCGGCTGCCGCGCGTCGAAGCTGCCATTCAGGCGCAGTCCTGCCAGGGCCGGGTCGTCCAGCAGCAAGCCCGTGTCGCCATAGCGCTCGAATTCGGCCAGCGCCTCGGCCAGGGTGGCGTTCTCGAAATTGAGCCGCCCGTCGCGCCAGTTGCCGACGGCTTGCGCGCTGACGCTGGCTAGTGCACCCACGCCCTGCGGCGTGACGGTGACCGTATCGCCCGCATGCAGCACCGTCGCCTGGCCGGTGTCCGTGCCTTCCACGCGCACCGTACCTTGCGCTACGCTGACCTGCGTAGCGGCGCCCACGTGGCGCACGGAAAAATGCGTGCCCAGCACGGTCGCCGTGGCGCTTCCCGCTAGCACCTGGAATGGACGCGCTGCGTCGGCGTGCACATGGAACATGGCCTGGCCGCGCAGCAGGCGCACGGTGCGCCGGTCGCGGTACAGGGCCACGTCGACGGCGCTGCCGCTATCGAGTTCGATGCGGCTGCCATCGGGCAGGAGCTGCGTGGCAAACTGGCCGCGCGCCGTACTGTAGTCATGCTGGAAGCCGGGCCGCTGCAAATGGCTGGCCAGCGGCCATGCCAGCAAGCCGCACAGCAGCAGGCAGCCGCCGGCCAGCGCGCCGCGCGGCAGGCTGCTGGCGGCCAGGTGGAATTGAGCCAGGCGCCGCCGCAGCGACATGGGCGCCGGCGCGGGCAGGGCGGGCTGGCTGAATGCGGCTACGCGCTGTGCGGGCAGGCTGGCCAGCAGCGCGTCGGTGCTGGCCAGTTCGTCCCAGGCCTGCTGGTGACGCGCGTCGGCTTCGAGCCATTGCCGCAGCGCCGCCAGTTCGTGGACGGTCAGGTTGCCATCGTGGCGCAGCAGCCATTGCGCGGCCTGGAAGTCGATCTCGTCTGCCGTGGGAGTTGTCTGTGTCATGCGCTGTCTTTTCCATTCACGCGGTCGGGCAAGCCTTTTTTGCAGGCGAGCATGCCGTTGATGATATGTTTTTCCACCATGTTGACGGAGATGCCCATCTGGGCGGCAATCTCGATCTGGCTCAGGCCATCGAATTTGTACAGCGCGAAGGCCTGGCGGCAGCGCGGCGGCAAGGCTTCGATGATGGTCAGCAGGCGCTCCATGGTTTGTCGGTCGTGCAGGCGTTGATCGGGTTCGTCGGCGCGCGGCGCGCGCAGCTGCAAGCGGTCTTCATCGATATCGTCGTGCGGCCGGCGCTGGTGCAGGCGCTGCTCGTCGATGACGATGTTTTTTGCCGTCACGTAGAGCAGCGCGCGCTGGCCGCTGTCGGGCGCCGCCCCGGCGTGCAGTGACGCTGCGCCAGTGGCCGTCTTGCGCGCCAGGATGCGGGAATAGGCTTCCTGCACCACGTCCTGCGCCTTGTCGCGGCAGCCCGTGGAGCGCGAAATCAGGCGCAGCAATTCCTGGTAATAGCGTTCAAGCACCGCGCGTTTCCCCGTTATCAAAGCCCGCCATGATAGCAAGCTCATCAAATAATAACAAGAATCATTCTCATTTGCGGTGCTGGATAACGCTGGATATTTTTGGCAATGCAGACAATAATCGGCAGCAGAAGGCGCTGTCGCGGACATTATCGCCGGGCATTATCGATTTTATCGATGCTAACTAGGTATATTTTCCGT
It encodes the following:
- a CDS encoding biliverdin-producing heme oxygenase, translated to MHTASDTTISNAVPINAAPSRSQRLKADTMATHDLLDQRIMASAPFSSRENYARFLQAQYAFLRDVDALYDNAQLAALLPDLEQRRRYASIAADLHDLDTPLPADAATAPFDARLDLATALGWLYVSEGSKLGAAILYKLAGKIGLDEDHGARHLAGHPDGRARHWREFTSVLDTAVLDDAGEARVIDGARAAFLRMHGHVEACA
- a CDS encoding TonB-dependent receptor, yielding MHMTPPRHPLHARLSPLFLAISLTFASPAIHAATAAPTAAVEWQIPAQPLNRALNELARQAGMVLLADARLTQGRQSAPLQGRHSLPDALRQLLAGSGLQAQLQGGTTIIISASATVAAGAVQIGTLRVNGQGGSGMFEADDTDPADLPYLTPAASVYIGREQIERFRGTSPADIFKGVAGVQVGDSRNSGAVDVNVRGMQGQGRVPVLIDGSLQSSTVYRGYAGIADRSYIDPDLISAIRIDKGPNLSAQGAGAIGGMVSMQTLRPEDIILPGQRTGVRLRGGIQDNSVTAPSDFGSTPRTHRNKLGDPRSGFASIAVATRQDDYDLVAAISHRSIGNYFSGTRGFGRYQLLNEWGDDNGVTQFFKKGDEVLNTANRTTSALLKANLRLPHEQKLELGYRYFDSSYGEIMPSQIYRNSTGSIPQWDPSQVRTNALTARYEWKPEGQNLIDLKANLWLTDMQSKSRNGDIFSNPLEGKPNPGDHECKECVEVLYLAKNQARRVGADLTNTSRFATGMGALKMEYGLSLQNEDIGPADSVTILDEDLNANHTLRNGKRHEQSAFASLQWQARDWLTVDAGGRFQRFDTRDRNRRAEQQYQPQGWQWVTLWDKEGEQLGAAKWYQDAQGKFTPATNPALVGGMVENYGAEPAPLNLSQVDQWSGNGYVFRDAIPGLFKYSTPIRRKDHGFSPTFALTARLSDSVSLFLRDARGLRMPSLYESTMGFSATYSSPLKLERSHNREIGVSLVKDGVWSAADKLRLRVSYFDNVTHGYITRRPIPDLPAYAQNFSMANTDKYSVSGIELQSSYDRGTVFADFSGTWNRKTLICDAATAAYLRKASSWKSDIWNTPGCSPIGFTSSYVSNHIQPKLSANLTLGTRWLQKKLTVGTRLTHVGHPLARQDDKAVWQTWTGTSPQVLTQAYTLADLFASYKITPNATVDVAVDNLTDRYYLDPLTLSLMPGPGRTARVTLGVRF
- a CDS encoding FecR domain-containing protein, whose translation is MTQTTPTADEIDFQAAQWLLRHDGNLTVHELAALRQWLEADARHQQAWDELASTDALLASLPAQRVAAFSQPALPAPAPMSLRRRLAQFHLAASSLPRGALAGGCLLLCGLLAWPLASHLQRPGFQHDYSTARGQFATQLLPDGSRIELDSGSAVDVALYRDRRTVRLLRGQAMFHVHADAARPFQVLAGSATATVLGTHFSVRHVGAATQVSVAQGTVRVEGTDTGQATVLHAGDTVTVTPQGVGALASVSAQAVGNWRDGRLNFENATLAEALAEFERYGDTGLLLDDPALAGLRLNGSFDARQPAQFAAALPLALPVRLLRQDGKLHIVAR
- a CDS encoding sigma-70 family RNA polymerase sigma factor, which encodes MLERYYQELLRLISRSTGCRDKAQDVVQEAYSRILARKTATGAASLHAGAAPDSGQRALLYVTAKNIVIDEQRLHQRRPHDDIDEDRLQLRAPRADEPDQRLHDRQTMERLLTIIEALPPRCRQAFALYKFDGLSQIEIAAQMGISVNMVEKHIINGMLACKKGLPDRVNGKDSA